A genomic window from Sorex araneus isolate mSorAra2 chromosome 2, mSorAra2.pri, whole genome shotgun sequence includes:
- the MC5R gene encoding melanocortin receptor 5, translated as MNSSFNPHFLDLNLNMTEGNLSGAGVKNVTSPCEDMGIAVEVFLTLGLISLLENILVIGAIVKNKNLHSPMYFFVCSLAVADMLVSMSNAWETITIYLINNKHVVIADAFVRHIDNVFDSMICISVVASMCSLLAIAVDRYVTIFYALRYHHIMTVKRSGLVIACIWTFCTGCGIVFILYYDSKYVVICLISMFFTMLFLMVSLYIHMFLLARAHVKRIAALPGCSSVQQRTSMKGAVTLTMLLGVFIVCWAPFFLHLILMISCPQNIYCSCFMSHFNMYLILIMCNSVIDPLIYAFRSQEMRKTFKEIICCHGFKIPCRFPRRY; from the coding sequence ATGAATTCCTCATTTAACCCGCATTTCTTGGATCTCAACCTGAACATGACAGAGGGCAACCTCTCCGGAGCCGGTGTGAAGAACGTGACTTCTCCGTGTGAGGACATGGGCATCGCCGTGGAGGTATTTCTGACTCTGGGTCTCATCAGCCTCTTGGAGAACATCTTGGTCATCGGTGCCATTGTGAAGAACAAGAATTTGCactcccccatgtacttcttcgtGTGCAGTCTAGCCGTAGCGGACATGCTGGTGAGCATGTCCAATGCCTGGGAGACCATCACCATATACTTAATCAATAATAAGCACGTGGTGATAGCGGACGCCTTTGTGCGTCACATAGACAACGTCTTCGACTCTATGATCTGCATCTCGGTGGTGGCGTCCATGTGCAGCTTGCTGGCCATTGCAGTGGATCGCTACGTCACCATTTTCTACGCCCTGCGCTACCACCACATCATGACAGTGAAGCGCTCGGGGCTGGTGATCGCATGCATCTGGACCTTCTGCACAGGCTGTGGCATCGTCTTCATTCTTTACTATGACTCCAAATATGTCGTCATTTGCCTCATCTCCATGTTCTTCACCATGCTGTTCCTCATGGTGTCTCTGTATATACACATGTTTCTGCTGGCGCGGGCTCACGTCAAGCGGATCGCCGCCCTGCCGGGGTGCAGTTCTGTGCAGCAAAGGACAAGCATGAAAGGCGCGGTCACCCTCACCATGCTGCTCGGTGTGTTCATCGTGTGCTGGGCTCCCTTCTTCCTGCATCTCATTCTCATGATTTCCTGTCCTCAGAACATCTACTGCTCTTGCTTTATGTCTCACTTCAACATGTACCTCATACTCATCATGTGCAACTCTGTGATTGATCCCCTAATATACGCTTTCCGCAGCCAAGAGATGCGGAAGACTTTTAAGGAGATCATTTGTTGCCATGGCTTCAAGATACCTTGTAGGTTCCCCAGGAGGTATTAA